One window of the Aquipuribacter sp. SD81 genome contains the following:
- a CDS encoding BCCT family transporter, with the protein MSAPPADRPRTSATGPATPEPVAPRVSRGKSIEPRVFWPATGIIGVFALLALVFPGTTAEAMSSVQGVVLDGFGWYYVLLIAAFVAFSAFVAFSRYGDLRLGRDDEAPEFGLRSWFAMLFSAGMGIGLVFWGVAEPLNHFAAPRPGFDGTQTQAAAQAITTTYLHWGVHAWAIYVVVGLAIAYAVHRKGRPISIRWALEPLVGERVARGVFGDVIDVIAVVGTLFGVATSLGFGVLQLSAGLDFLGVPADTPLWQTVLIAAITGLAVLSVVTGVAKGIRILSNVNMVLAAVVLLFVLLAGPTLFLLREFVASIGLYAANVLRLTFDTSPLQGAEGQAWQAAWTTFYWGWWMSWAPFVGVFIARISRGRTIREFVVGVLAVPTLLTFLWFSVLGGTALYRELFGDGGLVGADGAVDTNTSLFLMLDGLPLGGIVSVIALVLIVTFFVTSSDSGSLVVDMLASGGNTNPPAWSRVMWAVLEGVVAAALLIVGAVTGATSGLSALQTTAIVIALPFSFVMIMMMVATLKALREEWAEVDRHRRRRRTKRLAADVAAELSDDGPSPDEHPGSVARGARTPAGTGPREV; encoded by the coding sequence ATGTCTGCCCCTCCCGCCGACCGTCCCCGTACGTCGGCGACCGGTCCCGCCACCCCCGAGCCCGTCGCGCCGCGGGTGTCGCGGGGCAAGTCCATCGAGCCACGGGTGTTCTGGCCCGCAACCGGCATCATCGGCGTCTTCGCCCTGCTCGCGCTCGTCTTCCCCGGCACCACCGCGGAGGCGATGAGCAGCGTCCAGGGCGTCGTGCTCGACGGCTTCGGCTGGTACTACGTGCTGCTCATCGCCGCCTTCGTCGCCTTCTCCGCCTTCGTCGCGTTCAGCCGCTACGGCGACCTGCGTCTCGGTCGCGACGACGAGGCGCCCGAGTTCGGCCTCCGCAGCTGGTTCGCCATGCTGTTCAGCGCCGGCATGGGCATCGGTCTCGTCTTCTGGGGTGTCGCCGAGCCGCTCAACCACTTCGCCGCACCGCGGCCCGGCTTCGACGGCACGCAGACCCAGGCCGCCGCGCAGGCGATCACGACGACCTACCTGCACTGGGGCGTGCACGCGTGGGCGATCTACGTGGTCGTCGGGCTCGCCATCGCCTACGCGGTGCACCGGAAGGGGCGCCCGATCTCGATCCGCTGGGCTCTGGAGCCGCTGGTCGGCGAGCGGGTCGCACGCGGCGTGTTCGGCGACGTCATCGACGTCATCGCCGTCGTGGGCACGCTGTTCGGCGTCGCCACCTCGCTCGGCTTCGGCGTCCTCCAGCTGTCCGCCGGGCTCGACTTCCTCGGCGTCCCCGCCGACACGCCGCTGTGGCAGACGGTCCTCATCGCCGCCATCACCGGGCTCGCCGTGCTGTCCGTGGTGACCGGGGTCGCCAAGGGCATCCGCATCCTGTCGAACGTTAACATGGTGCTCGCGGCCGTCGTGCTGCTCTTCGTCCTGCTCGCCGGCCCGACGCTGTTCCTGCTCCGCGAGTTCGTCGCGAGCATCGGCCTGTACGCCGCCAACGTCCTGCGCCTCACCTTCGACACCTCCCCGCTGCAGGGTGCGGAGGGCCAGGCGTGGCAGGCCGCGTGGACGACCTTCTACTGGGGCTGGTGGATGTCGTGGGCGCCCTTCGTCGGCGTCTTCATCGCGCGCATCTCGCGCGGGCGCACCATCCGCGAGTTCGTCGTCGGTGTCCTCGCGGTCCCGACGCTGCTCACGTTCCTGTGGTTCTCCGTCCTCGGCGGGACGGCGCTGTACCGCGAGCTCTTCGGTGACGGCGGCCTCGTCGGGGCCGACGGCGCGGTCGACACCAACACGTCGCTGTTCCTCATGCTCGACGGGCTTCCCCTCGGTGGGATCGTGAGCGTCATCGCGCTCGTGCTCATCGTCACGTTCTTCGTCACGTCGTCGGACTCCGGCTCGCTCGTCGTCGACATGCTCGCCTCGGGCGGCAACACGAACCCGCCGGCCTGGAGCCGGGTCATGTGGGCGGTCCTCGAGGGCGTCGTCGCGGCGGCGCTGCTCATCGTGGGTGCGGTCACGGGCGCGACGAGCGGTCTGAGCGCGCTGCAGACGACGGCCATCGTCATCGCGCTGCCGTTCTCCTTCGTCATGATCATGATGATGGTGGCGACGCTCAAGGCGCTGCGCGAGGAGTGGGCGGAGGTGGACCGGCACCGCCGGCGGCGGCGCACCAAGCGCCTCGCGGCCGACGTCGCGGCCGAGCTCAGCGACGACGGCCCGTCGCCGGACGAGCACCCCGGCAGCGTGGCGCGGGGAGCGCGTACGCCGGCCGGCACCGGACCGCGCGAGGTCTGA
- a CDS encoding ABC transporter ATP-binding protein, whose protein sequence is MILGRNRRSGGATAAPSDDRSGSAAGEVHGDVVAPEVDLETELLRVEDLTVRFPTDDGVVKAVRGVDYALRPREVLGIVGESGSGKSVSSMAVMGLLPKSAQIDGRILYRGKDVLRMRPEEQRGLRGRKIGMIFQDPMTAMNPVLTVGYQLAEAVRSHEHVSMSTALTRAQEMLDLVGIPQAKSRLRSYPHEFSGGMRQRAMIAMAVINRPDVIFADEPTTALDVTVQAQILDTLLEVKDAVDAAIVFITHDLGVIAGIADRVLVMYAGKPVETAGVEEVFARPRMPYTAGLLGSVPRTDMIGERLRPIEGTPPSLIQLPEGCPFRPRCPLAVEQCRTSEPPLYETDRRDHHAACHRWEEVATYEDATAIFRSDAATTGSAPA, encoded by the coding sequence ATGATCCTCGGCAGGAACCGCAGGTCCGGCGGCGCGACCGCCGCGCCCTCCGACGACCGGTCCGGCTCGGCGGCGGGCGAGGTCCACGGCGACGTCGTCGCGCCCGAGGTGGACCTCGAGACCGAGCTGCTGCGGGTGGAGGACCTCACCGTCCGCTTCCCGACCGACGACGGCGTCGTCAAGGCCGTCCGCGGGGTCGACTACGCGCTGCGCCCGCGCGAGGTCCTCGGCATCGTGGGGGAGTCGGGCTCCGGCAAGTCGGTGTCGAGCATGGCCGTCATGGGGCTGCTGCCGAAGAGCGCGCAGATCGACGGGCGCATCCTCTACCGCGGCAAGGACGTGCTGCGCATGCGCCCGGAGGAGCAGCGCGGGCTGCGCGGGCGCAAGATCGGCATGATCTTCCAGGACCCGATGACGGCGATGAACCCCGTCCTGACGGTCGGGTACCAGCTCGCCGAGGCCGTCCGGTCCCACGAGCACGTGTCGATGTCGACGGCGCTCACGCGCGCGCAGGAGATGCTCGACCTCGTCGGCATCCCGCAGGCGAAGTCGCGGCTGCGGTCGTACCCGCACGAGTTCTCCGGCGGCATGCGCCAGCGCGCCATGATCGCGATGGCCGTCATCAACCGGCCGGACGTGATCTTCGCCGACGAGCCGACGACCGCGCTCGACGTGACGGTGCAGGCGCAGATCCTCGACACCCTCCTCGAGGTCAAGGACGCCGTCGACGCGGCCATCGTGTTCATCACCCACGACCTCGGCGTCATCGCCGGCATCGCCGACCGCGTCCTCGTGATGTACGCGGGGAAGCCGGTGGAGACGGCGGGCGTCGAGGAGGTCTTCGCCCGGCCCCGCATGCCGTACACCGCCGGCCTGCTCGGCTCCGTGCCGCGCACCGACATGATCGGCGAGCGGCTGCGCCCCATCGAGGGCACGCCGCCGTCGCTCATCCAGCTGCCCGAGGGCTGTCCGTTCCGGCCCCGCTGCCCGCTCGCGGTCGAGCAGTGCCGCACGAGCGAGCCGCCGCTGTACGAGACCGACCGACGCGACCACCACGCCGCGTGCCACCGGTGGGAGGAGGTCGCGACCTACGAGGACGCGACCGCGATCTTCCGCTCGGACGCGGCCACCACAGGGAGCGCCCCCGCATGA
- a CDS encoding ABC transporter permease, with translation MTVPPTNDEDRNPNATELKDDVSAREVDDHSGTGVPSQRSEEQGFSVKARTQRELVLRRFLRHRAAMVALFLFVAIVVLAVSSIGAGPIPGWWDKSYLTTGAVVDGGRPTLDVLPAFVDGDGLAWGEHPFGQDSVGRDYFATTMRGAQQSLQIALLVGLVSTFVGTVVGAVAGYFGGLAETGLMRVVDVIIAIPLLVLAAVVARGTDGTAIVLGLFLGIVVWTSLARLIRGEVLSLKEREFVEAARAMGASPFRIITRHVLPNTVSTIIVNATLTIAAAILLETALSFLGFGVQPPDTSLGRLISTYQTAFATRPWLFWFPGLFIIGIALTINFIGDGLRDAFDPRQNKVRA, from the coding sequence ATGACCGTCCCGCCCACGAACGACGAGGACCGCAACCCGAACGCGACCGAGCTTAAGGACGACGTGTCGGCTCGGGAGGTCGACGACCACTCCGGCACCGGCGTCCCGTCGCAGCGCTCGGAGGAGCAGGGCTTCAGCGTCAAGGCCCGCACGCAGCGCGAGCTGGTGCTCCGCCGCTTCCTGCGCCACCGCGCGGCGATGGTCGCGCTCTTCCTCTTCGTCGCGATCGTGGTGCTCGCCGTGTCGAGCATCGGCGCGGGACCCATCCCCGGCTGGTGGGACAAGTCGTACCTGACGACCGGCGCGGTCGTCGACGGCGGGCGGCCCACGCTCGACGTGCTGCCGGCCTTCGTCGACGGCGACGGCCTCGCCTGGGGCGAGCACCCGTTCGGGCAGGACAGCGTCGGTCGCGACTACTTCGCCACCACCATGCGCGGGGCGCAGCAGTCGCTGCAGATCGCGCTGCTCGTGGGGCTGGTCTCCACCTTCGTCGGGACGGTGGTCGGGGCCGTCGCCGGCTACTTCGGCGGTCTCGCGGAGACGGGCCTCATGCGCGTCGTCGACGTCATCATCGCCATCCCGCTGCTCGTCCTCGCCGCCGTGGTCGCCCGCGGCACCGACGGCACCGCCATCGTCCTCGGGCTGTTCCTCGGCATCGTCGTGTGGACGAGCCTCGCGCGACTCATCCGCGGGGAGGTGCTCTCGCTCAAGGAGCGCGAGTTCGTGGAGGCGGCCCGGGCGATGGGGGCGAGCCCGTTCCGGATCATCACCCGGCACGTCCTGCCCAACACCGTCTCGACGATCATCGTGAACGCCACGCTGACGATCGCCGCGGCGATCCTGCTGGAGACGGCGCTCAGCTTCCTCGGGTTCGGCGTGCAGCCGCCCGACACGAGCCTCGGCCGCCTCATCAGCACGTACCAGACGGCCTTCGCGACCCGGCCGTGGCTGTTCTGGTTCCCCGGCCTGTTCATCATCGGCATCGCCCTCACCATCAACTTCATCGGCGACGGTCTGCGCGACGCGTTCGACCCGCGCCAGAACAAGGTGCGCGCATGA
- a CDS encoding HNH endonuclease signature motif containing protein: MAALVVEVPRWDPLPVRLASAGAALDGLVEQIEHVQAAGAGVPQVAARLREVDRLITRWQAVRLALVRAADTADVAGSSGASGTSAWLAGRSKTSGAAAAADVALARDLAEFLPMTRQAMSEGDVPRESAAVIARTMRDLPPGLSADRRAAVEQRLVARAREVSPAELRRLAARAVEAARLSAREVAAHEDRVQRSEEERARARARLSWRDNTDGTTDVWATLPSASAAVLVKAVQQMTAPRRARTSATHSPQHAAPNHAAPQHAAPQHAAPQQGAPQQGAPQEGAGRPVTAQERANQRGLAFADLLEHLPTDRLHGKVAATVVVTMSLAQLHEATGNLGTARLDTGHAVSGGQARRLACGAGLVPAVLGGASLPLDLGRAGRFFTEAHRTALATVYDTCAARDCDRPYAWTELHHEDPWSTGGTTDLAKAVPLCGHHHRRVHDPTYQHSITTDRTGRKQVTYTRRT, encoded by the coding sequence ATGGCGGCGTTGGTGGTGGAGGTCCCTCGCTGGGACCCGCTGCCGGTGCGCCTGGCGTCGGCGGGGGCCGCGTTGGACGGGCTGGTGGAGCAGATCGAGCACGTGCAGGCGGCTGGTGCGGGTGTGCCGCAGGTCGCCGCTCGGTTGCGTGAGGTGGACCGGTTGATCACGCGCTGGCAGGCGGTGCGCCTGGCGTTGGTGCGGGCCGCGGACACCGCCGACGTCGCGGGGTCCTCGGGTGCGTCGGGGACGTCGGCGTGGCTGGCGGGCCGCTCGAAGACGAGCGGCGCCGCGGCGGCCGCGGACGTGGCGCTGGCTCGGGACCTGGCGGAGTTCCTGCCCATGACCCGGCAGGCGATGAGTGAGGGGGACGTGCCGCGGGAGTCCGCGGCGGTGATCGCGCGGACGATGCGGGACCTGCCGCCGGGGTTGTCCGCGGACCGCCGTGCGGCGGTGGAACAACGGCTGGTCGCCCGGGCGCGGGAGGTGTCCCCGGCCGAGCTGCGGCGCCTGGCGGCGCGGGCGGTCGAGGCGGCGCGGCTGTCGGCGCGGGAGGTCGCCGCGCACGAGGACCGTGTGCAGCGCTCGGAGGAGGAACGCGCGCGGGCGAGGGCGCGGTTGTCGTGGCGGGACAACACCGACGGCACCACCGATGTGTGGGCGACCCTGCCGAGTGCCTCCGCGGCGGTGCTGGTGAAGGCGGTGCAGCAGATGACCGCACCCCGCCGCGCGCGCACCAGCGCCACGCACTCGCCGCAGCACGCGGCCCCTAATCACGCGGCCCCGCAGCACGCGGCCCCGCAGCACGCGGCGCCGCAGCAGGGGGCGCCGCAGCAGGGGGCGCCGCAGGAGGGAGCGGGAAGGCCGGTGACCGCGCAGGAGAGGGCGAACCAGCGGGGCCTGGCGTTCGCGGACCTGCTGGAGCACCTGCCGACCGACCGGCTGCACGGCAAGGTCGCCGCCACCGTCGTGGTCACGATGAGCCTCGCCCAGCTGCACGAGGCGACCGGGAACCTCGGCACCGCCCGCCTGGACACCGGCCACGCCGTCTCGGGCGGACAGGCCCGGCGCCTGGCGTGCGGGGCCGGGCTCGTACCGGCGGTCCTGGGTGGTGCCTCGCTGCCGCTGGACCTCGGCCGGGCCGGCCGGTTCTTCACCGAGGCCCACCGCACCGCCCTGGCCACCGTGTACGACACGTGCGCCGCCCGAGACTGCGACCGCCCCTACGCCTGGACCGAGCTGCACCACGAGGACCCCTGGTCCACCGGCGGCACCACCGACCTGGCGAAGGCCGTGCCCCTGTGCGGGCACCACCACCGCAGGGTCCACGACCCCACCTACCAGCACTCGATCACCACCGACCGCACCGGACGCAAACAGGTCACCTACACCCGACGGACGTAG
- a CDS encoding (deoxy)nucleoside triphosphate pyrophosphohydrolase, with product MPRPVPSPARLVVGAALVDDLDRPTRLLAARRSAPSALAGLWEFPGGKVDPGETPEQALHRELDEELGIRVRLGAEVHGGAEDPDHGRVWPLTGDLVLRLWLAEVTGEREPEPLADHDELRWLAVEALRSVPWLPADAAAVERLAEVLLPLRQTGTP from the coding sequence GTGCCCCGTCCTGTCCCCTCGCCCGCACGTCTCGTCGTGGGCGCCGCCCTCGTCGACGACCTCGACCGTCCCACCCGGCTCCTCGCCGCCCGGCGCAGCGCCCCGTCGGCGCTGGCCGGGCTGTGGGAGTTCCCCGGCGGCAAGGTCGACCCCGGCGAGACCCCCGAGCAGGCGCTGCACCGCGAGCTCGACGAGGAGCTCGGCATCCGCGTCCGGCTCGGCGCGGAGGTGCACGGCGGCGCCGAGGACCCGGACCACGGCCGCGTGTGGCCGCTCACGGGCGACCTCGTCCTGCGGCTGTGGCTCGCGGAGGTCACGGGCGAGCGGGAGCCCGAGCCGCTCGCGGACCACGACGAGCTCCGCTGGCTCGCCGTCGAGGCCCTCCGGTCGGTGCCGTGGCTGCCGGCCGACGCCGCCGCCGTGGAGCGGCTGGCCGAGGTGCTGCTCCCGCTGCGGCAGACTGGTACCCCGTGA
- a CDS encoding 4a-hydroxytetrahydrobiopterin dehydratase, which yields MSPDGPGPRLLAHADVATQLADLPAWEHVGVALHARFDAPDVPAAVGLVADAFDEAELVDHHPDADIRWKRVRFALSTHSEGGVTQLDIELAHRIEDVAARRGATHLPPQSQLVEVGVDTADPARVAPFWRAALGYAGPEGEDVLVDPAGRGPAVWFQSTPTPAAPAGTRGRLHVDVSVGTLAEAATRRADVEAAGGRLLDDTHAPAWWVYADPDGNEVCLCTGFGREDA from the coding sequence ATGAGCCCAGACGGTCCCGGTCCGCGGCTGCTCGCCCACGCCGACGTCGCCACCCAGCTCGCCGACCTGCCGGCGTGGGAGCACGTGGGCGTCGCCCTGCACGCCCGCTTCGACGCGCCCGACGTGCCGGCCGCGGTGGGGCTGGTCGCGGACGCCTTCGACGAGGCCGAGCTCGTCGACCACCACCCCGACGCGGACATCCGGTGGAAGCGGGTGCGTTTCGCGCTGTCGACGCACAGCGAGGGCGGGGTCACCCAGCTCGACATCGAGCTCGCCCACCGCATCGAGGACGTGGCCGCGCGACGCGGTGCGACGCACCTGCCGCCGCAGTCGCAGCTCGTCGAGGTGGGCGTCGACACCGCGGACCCGGCACGCGTCGCGCCGTTCTGGCGCGCCGCGCTCGGGTACGCCGGGCCGGAGGGCGAGGACGTGCTGGTGGACCCCGCGGGCCGGGGACCGGCGGTGTGGTTCCAGTCGACGCCCACGCCGGCGGCCCCCGCGGGCACGCGCGGCCGGCTCCACGTCGACGTCAGCGTCGGCACGCTGGCCGAGGCCGCGACGCGGCGCGCGGACGTGGAGGCGGCCGGCGGCCGGCTGCTCGACGACACGCACGCCCCGGCCTGGTGGGTGTACGCCGACCCCGACGGCAACGAGGTGTGCCTCTGCACCGGCTTCGGCCGGGAGGACGCATGA
- a CDS encoding ABC transporter ATP-binding protein, producing MSTTTSPVPSPSGTDPATGGPGTKLLEVDDLVMNFPVRGGGLLRRTVGHVQAVSGVSFAVDAGETLGIVGESGCGKSTTGRAVLQLHTPTSGSVRFEGRELTTMSTRQLRPVRKDLQIVFQDPYASLNPKLPVNDIVGEPLKIHGEWGRQSGPERVAELLRLVGLSPEHGNRYPHEFSGGQRQRIGIARALALEPKMLVLDEPVSALDVSVQAGVINLLEELQERMNLGYLFIAHDLSVVRHISDRVAVMYLGRIVEVAERDRLYGYGKHPYTRALLSAAPVADPSRERGRERITLTGDVPSPLNPPSGCRFRTRCWKAQDVCATETPPLAEVAPGHRVACHFPEDGPTGF from the coding sequence ATGAGCACGACCACCAGCCCGGTGCCGAGCCCGTCGGGCACCGACCCCGCGACGGGCGGGCCGGGCACGAAGCTGCTCGAGGTCGACGACCTCGTCATGAACTTCCCCGTCCGCGGCGGCGGGCTGCTGCGACGGACGGTCGGGCACGTGCAGGCCGTCAGCGGCGTGTCCTTCGCGGTCGACGCGGGGGAGACCCTCGGCATCGTCGGTGAGTCCGGCTGCGGCAAGTCGACGACGGGTCGCGCGGTGCTGCAGCTGCACACGCCCACGTCGGGCTCGGTGCGCTTCGAGGGCCGCGAGCTCACGACGATGTCGACCCGGCAGCTGCGCCCCGTGCGCAAGGACCTGCAGATCGTCTTCCAGGACCCGTACGCCTCGCTCAACCCGAAGCTCCCGGTCAACGACATCGTCGGGGAGCCGCTGAAGATCCACGGCGAGTGGGGTCGGCAGTCCGGCCCCGAGCGCGTCGCGGAGCTGCTCCGGCTCGTGGGCCTGAGCCCCGAGCACGGCAACCGCTACCCGCACGAGTTCTCCGGCGGGCAGCGCCAGCGCATCGGCATCGCCCGCGCGCTCGCGCTCGAGCCGAAGATGCTCGTGCTCGACGAGCCCGTCTCGGCCCTCGACGTGTCCGTCCAGGCCGGCGTCATCAACCTCCTGGAGGAGCTCCAGGAGCGGATGAACCTCGGCTACCTGTTCATCGCGCACGACCTGTCGGTGGTCCGGCACATCTCCGACCGGGTCGCCGTCATGTACCTGGGCCGGATCGTCGAGGTCGCCGAGCGCGACCGGCTGTACGGCTACGGCAAGCACCCGTACACGCGTGCGCTGCTGTCGGCGGCGCCGGTGGCCGACCCGTCGCGGGAGCGCGGGCGCGAGCGCATCACGCTGACCGGCGACGTGCCGAGCCCGCTCAACCCGCCGAGCGGGTGCCGGTTCCGGACGCGCTGCTGGAAGGCGCAGGACGTCTGCGCCACGGAGACCCCGCCGCTCGCGGAGGTCGCACCGGGGCACCGGGTGGCGTGCCACTTCCCCGAGGACGGGCCGACCGGGTTCTGA
- a CDS encoding ABC transporter permease: MGVFVVRRVIISIFTLLAATFVVYLLVVNSGDPLEELYPIPNADQREAAIEGRIELLGLDQPVLQRYVGWLSGAAGCLVGACDLGQSIEQQEVTTLLAQAMASTIRLVTAATFLAIIFGVTVGIVSALRQYTGFDYVVTFLAFLFFSLPIFWVAVLLKEFGAIRLNDWLADPGIPLWVTVALAVVAAAVWQAVLGGAARRRLVVAAVAAAATAGVLVYLDAVEWFARPALGPVLVVFISLGWALGITFLVSGLRNLRVLYASLAATAGGLIGATLLAGPLRDPSWLLIGLCTVGLIALGVVAGVLLGGLDRPQAVRAAVFSALLTGATVFTDYVLVAFSGYSDRVNGRIVKTIGSGTPNFTGTFWEVWLDRSASLVLPTAALILISFATYTRYTRASMLEVLNMDYVRTARAKGLTERTVTVRHAFRNALIPVTTLAAFDFGAVIGGAVITETVFGWSGMGQLFVTGLRNVDPNPVMGFFVVTAVLVVLFNLVADILYAYLDPRIRLS, from the coding sequence ATGGGCGTGTTCGTCGTGCGTCGCGTCATCATCTCGATCTTCACGCTGCTCGCGGCGACCTTCGTCGTCTACCTGCTCGTCGTGAACTCCGGTGACCCGCTGGAGGAGCTCTACCCGATCCCCAACGCCGACCAGCGCGAGGCGGCGATCGAGGGGCGCATCGAGCTGCTCGGCCTCGACCAACCCGTCCTGCAGCGCTACGTCGGCTGGCTGAGCGGCGCCGCCGGCTGCCTGGTCGGCGCGTGCGACCTCGGGCAGTCCATCGAGCAGCAGGAGGTCACGACGCTGCTCGCGCAGGCCATGGCCTCGACCATCCGCCTCGTGACGGCCGCGACGTTCCTCGCGATCATCTTCGGCGTCACGGTCGGCATCGTCTCGGCGCTGCGGCAGTACACGGGCTTCGACTACGTCGTCACCTTCCTCGCCTTCCTCTTCTTCTCCCTGCCGATCTTCTGGGTGGCGGTGCTGCTCAAGGAGTTCGGCGCCATCCGCCTCAACGACTGGCTGGCCGACCCCGGCATCCCCCTGTGGGTGACGGTCGCGCTCGCCGTGGTCGCGGCGGCGGTGTGGCAGGCCGTCCTCGGCGGGGCGGCGCGACGACGGCTCGTGGTGGCCGCGGTCGCGGCCGCGGCGACCGCGGGCGTGCTCGTCTACCTCGACGCCGTCGAGTGGTTCGCGCGCCCTGCGCTCGGGCCCGTGCTTGTCGTGTTCATCAGCCTCGGCTGGGCGCTGGGCATCACGTTCCTCGTCTCGGGCCTGCGCAACCTGCGCGTGCTCTACGCGAGCCTGGCCGCGACCGCCGGCGGCCTGATCGGGGCCACGCTGCTGGCCGGGCCGCTGCGCGACCCGTCGTGGCTGCTCATCGGACTGTGCACCGTGGGCCTCATCGCGCTCGGCGTCGTCGCCGGCGTCCTGCTCGGCGGGCTGGACCGGCCGCAGGCCGTCCGCGCGGCGGTGTTCTCCGCCCTGCTGACGGGTGCGACGGTGTTCACCGACTACGTGCTCGTCGCCTTCTCGGGCTACTCCGACCGCGTCAACGGCCGCATCGTCAAGACGATCGGGTCGGGCACGCCGAACTTCACCGGCACCTTCTGGGAGGTGTGGCTGGACCGCAGCGCCTCGCTCGTCCTGCCGACCGCCGCCCTCATCCTCATCTCGTTCGCGACGTACACCCGCTACACGCGCGCGTCGATGCTCGAGGTGCTCAACATGGACTACGTCCGGACCGCCCGGGCCAAGGGTCTGACGGAGCGGACGGTCACGGTCCGGCACGCCTTCCGCAACGCGCTCATCCCCGTCACGACGCTCGCGGCCTTCGACTTCGGCGCCGTCATCGGCGGCGCGGTCATCACCGAGACGGTCTTCGGCTGGTCGGGCATGGGCCAGCTGTTCGTGACGGGGCTGCGGAACGTCGACCCGAACCCGGTCATGGGCTTCTTCGTCGTGACGGCCGTGCTCGTCGTCCTGTTCAACCTCGTGGCGGACATCCTCTACGCCTACCTCGACCCCCGGATCCGGCTGTCGTGA
- a CDS encoding VIT1/CCC1 transporter family protein, with amino-acid sequence MSGDRPASSSEAASPTGATPAGGTPPDAAPAGGTSAVGATPAGAAATLHAEETSLAQVNAKLNWLRAGVLGANDGIVSTAGLVVGVAAATTDRPTLLVAGVAALVAGALSMAGGEYVSVSTQRDTERALLAKEARELRETPDEELAELAGFYRDKGLSDETAQQVAVELTAHDALRAHAEIELGIDAEALVSPWQAALASLVSFAVGALLPLLAIVLPSPGARVPVTVAAVVVALTITGFLSARLGGAPVVRPVLRNVGVGLLAMLLTFVVGSQVGGAL; translated from the coding sequence ATGAGCGGCGACCGGCCCGCGAGCAGCTCCGAGGCGGCGAGTCCGACCGGCGCGACCCCGGCAGGCGGGACCCCGCCCGACGCGGCCCCGGCCGGCGGTACGTCGGCGGTCGGCGCGACCCCCGCCGGCGCCGCGGCGACGCTGCACGCGGAGGAGACGAGCCTCGCCCAGGTGAACGCGAAGCTGAACTGGCTGCGGGCCGGTGTGCTGGGCGCGAACGACGGCATCGTCTCGACCGCCGGGCTCGTCGTCGGGGTCGCGGCGGCGACGACCGACCGGCCCACGCTGCTCGTCGCGGGCGTCGCCGCGCTCGTCGCGGGCGCGCTGTCGATGGCGGGCGGCGAGTACGTGTCGGTGAGCACGCAGCGCGACACCGAGCGTGCGCTGCTGGCCAAGGAGGCCCGCGAGCTGCGCGAGACACCGGACGAGGAGCTCGCCGAGCTCGCGGGCTTCTACCGGGACAAGGGCCTGAGCGACGAGACCGCCCAGCAGGTCGCGGTCGAGCTGACGGCTCACGACGCCCTCCGTGCGCACGCCGAGATCGAGCTCGGCATCGACGCCGAGGCGCTCGTCAGCCCGTGGCAGGCCGCACTCGCGTCGCTCGTGTCCTTCGCCGTCGGTGCGCTGCTGCCGCTGCTCGCCATCGTGCTGCCCTCCCCCGGTGCGCGGGTGCCGGTCACCGTCGCCGCCGTCGTGGTCGCGCTCACCATCACCGGCTTCCTGAGCGCCCGGCTCGGCGGCGCGCCCGTGGTGCGGCCCGTCCTGCGCAACGTCGGCGTCGGCCTGCTCGCCATGCTCCTCACCTTCGTCGTCGGCTCCCAGGTCGGCGGCGCGCTGTAG